One window of Burkholderia vietnamiensis LMG 10929 genomic DNA carries:
- a CDS encoding DUF2866 domain-containing protein: MLKPYREAPSGRLYQLRGCRVSEPIVQPWGGGCRIVEWIDDEGRLARRVVSEDVTEAEVAAAIRRPIEGRRHLMGDDEQLPRDTLPRR, from the coding sequence ATGTTGAAACCGTATAGGGAAGCGCCGAGCGGACGCCTTTACCAGCTGCGCGGCTGCCGCGTGTCGGAGCCGATCGTCCAGCCGTGGGGCGGCGGATGCCGGATCGTCGAGTGGATCGACGACGAAGGACGCCTCGCGCGCCGCGTCGTGTCCGAGGACGTGACGGAAGCGGAAGTCGCCGCGGCGATTCGCCGGCCGATCGAAGGGCGGCGTCACCTGATGGGCGACGACGAGCAGTTGCCGCGCGATACGCTGCCGCGGCGTTGA
- a CDS encoding ATP-binding cassette domain-containing protein, producing MIRFNQFSLARGTKPLFESASFVLNPGEKAGLIGANGAGKSTLFAVLRGELHSDGGDFAMPPSWRIAHVSQETPAVDRSALDYTLDGDTALREIEARIAAASAAHDGAAEADAHAAFADADGYTAPARAEALLLGLGFTLAQTRESVASFSGGWRMRLNLAQALMCRSDLLLLDEPTNHLDLDAIVWLEDWLHRYAGTLVVISHDREFLDSICNVTLHLENRQVKRYGGNYSQFEVLRAQQLALQQSAYEKQQKTIEHLQSFVDRFKAKATKAKQAQSRMKALEKMELIAPAHIASPFTFEFRTPDAAPNPMLVMEDVRCGYHADDGAEIPIVERVTLSIQNGQRIGLLGANGQGKSTLIKTLAGTLAPLSGHVREGKGLTIGYFAQHQLETLREDDSPLAHLARLAPDTREQELRDFLGGFNFSGDMATSAVGPFSGGEKARLALALIIWQKPNLLLLDEPTNHLDLETRHALTMALAQFEGTLILVSHDRHLLRATTDQFMLVAKHRLQPFDGDLDDYRDWLLQHAAEQRAAAKADSAASATEPGVNRKDQKRQAAEERQRLSQLKKPLQNRISKLEKQMETLHAEKARLDAFVADPASYEAARKTELTDAIRTLGEVTTRLEAVEAEWLAVQEELEQIG from the coding sequence GTGATCCGTTTCAATCAGTTCAGCCTTGCGCGCGGCACCAAGCCGCTGTTCGAGTCGGCCTCGTTCGTGCTCAATCCCGGCGAGAAAGCCGGCCTGATCGGCGCGAACGGCGCCGGCAAATCGACGCTGTTCGCGGTGCTGCGCGGCGAGCTGCATTCCGACGGAGGCGATTTCGCGATGCCGCCGTCGTGGCGCATCGCCCACGTGTCGCAGGAAACGCCGGCCGTCGACCGCTCGGCGCTCGACTACACGCTCGACGGCGACACCGCGCTGCGCGAGATCGAGGCGCGCATCGCCGCGGCCTCGGCCGCGCATGACGGCGCAGCCGAGGCCGACGCGCACGCGGCATTCGCCGACGCCGACGGCTATACGGCGCCGGCGCGCGCCGAAGCGCTGCTGCTCGGCCTGGGCTTCACGCTCGCGCAGACGCGCGAATCGGTCGCCAGCTTCTCGGGCGGCTGGCGCATGCGGCTGAACCTCGCGCAGGCGCTGATGTGCCGTTCCGACCTGCTGCTGCTCGACGAGCCGACCAACCACCTCGACCTCGACGCGATCGTCTGGCTCGAAGACTGGCTGCACCGCTACGCCGGCACGCTGGTCGTGATCTCGCACGACCGCGAATTCCTCGATTCGATCTGCAACGTCACGCTGCATCTGGAGAATCGCCAGGTGAAGCGCTACGGCGGCAACTACTCGCAGTTCGAAGTGCTGCGCGCGCAGCAGCTGGCGCTGCAGCAAAGCGCCTACGAGAAGCAGCAGAAGACGATCGAGCATCTGCAGAGCTTCGTGGACCGCTTCAAGGCGAAGGCCACCAAGGCGAAGCAGGCGCAAAGCCGGATGAAGGCGCTCGAGAAGATGGAGCTGATCGCGCCCGCGCACATCGCGTCGCCGTTCACGTTCGAGTTCCGCACGCCCGACGCGGCGCCGAACCCGATGCTCGTGATGGAAGACGTCCGCTGCGGCTACCATGCCGACGACGGTGCGGAAATTCCGATCGTCGAGCGCGTCACGCTGTCGATCCAGAACGGCCAGCGCATCGGCCTGCTCGGCGCGAACGGCCAGGGCAAGTCGACGCTGATCAAGACGCTGGCCGGCACGCTCGCGCCGCTGTCCGGCCACGTGCGCGAAGGCAAGGGGCTGACGATCGGCTATTTCGCGCAGCATCAGCTGGAAACGCTGCGCGAAGACGATTCGCCGCTCGCGCATCTCGCCCGGCTCGCGCCCGACACGCGCGAGCAGGAGTTGCGCGACTTCCTCGGCGGCTTCAATTTCTCGGGCGACATGGCGACGAGCGCGGTCGGCCCGTTCTCGGGCGGCGAGAAGGCGCGGCTCGCGCTCGCGCTGATCATCTGGCAAAAGCCGAATCTGCTGCTGCTCGACGAGCCGACCAACCACCTCGATCTCGAAACGCGTCACGCGCTGACGATGGCGCTCGCGCAGTTCGAAGGCACGCTGATCCTCGTGTCGCACGACCGCCATCTGCTGCGCGCGACGACCGACCAGTTCATGCTCGTCGCCAAGCACCGGCTGCAGCCGTTCGACGGCGACCTCGACGATTACCGCGACTGGCTGCTACAGCACGCGGCCGAGCAACGCGCGGCCGCGAAGGCCGACAGCGCGGCGTCCGCTACGGAGCCCGGCGTCAATCGCAAGGATCAGAAGCGCCAGGCCGCCGAGGAGCGTCAGCGCCTGTCGCAGCTGAAGAAGCCGCTGCAGAACCGCATCTCGAAGCTCGAAAAGCAAATGGAAACGCTGCATGCGGAAAAGGCGCGGCTCGATGCGTTCGTCGCCGATCCGGCGAGCTACGAGGCCGCCCGCAAGACGGAGCTGACCGACGCGATCCGCACGCTCGGCGAAGTCACGACGCGCCTCGAAGCCGTCGAGGCGGAGTGGCTCGCGGTGCAGGAAGAGCTCGAGCAGATCGGCTGA
- a CDS encoding glutathione peroxidase, which produces MSTLYSFSAETLAGEPVSLDAYRGKVLLIVNTASECGFTPQYAGLQKLYDRYAARGFFVLGFPCNQFGKQEPGDATQIGAFCERNYGVTFPMFAKIDVKGDHAHPLYRYLTDEAPGILGLKAIKWNFTKFLIGRDGRIVKRYAPSTKPEEIAADIDKLL; this is translated from the coding sequence ATGTCCACCCTGTATTCGTTCAGCGCAGAGACGCTCGCCGGTGAGCCGGTGTCGCTCGACGCGTATCGCGGCAAGGTCCTGCTGATCGTCAACACCGCGAGCGAGTGCGGTTTCACGCCGCAGTACGCGGGCCTGCAGAAGCTGTACGACCGATACGCGGCGCGCGGCTTCTTCGTGCTCGGCTTTCCGTGCAACCAGTTCGGCAAGCAGGAGCCGGGCGATGCGACGCAGATCGGCGCGTTCTGCGAGCGCAACTACGGCGTCACGTTCCCGATGTTCGCGAAGATCGACGTGAAGGGCGACCACGCGCATCCGCTGTACCGCTACCTGACTGACGAGGCGCCCGGCATCCTGGGCCTGAAGGCGATCAAATGGAACTTCACGAAGTTTCTGATCGGTCGCGACGGGCGCATCGTCAAGCGCTACGCGCCGTCGACGAAGCCCGAGGAGATCGCCGCGGATATCGACAAGCTGCTGTGA
- the cls gene encoding cardiolipin synthase, with product MTFDWLHDWLHLGTLLLAIHVLGIVAACHAIMNTRTSQGAVAWAVSLVAMPYLTLVPYLFLGRSKFSGYVDARRQELRALRTHTQRAPWLDAHGADGPAAAAIGPAAVLALTRLGGMPFVGGNTVRTLVNGDATFAAILAAIDAARDYVIVQFFIVRDDALGRMLSDALLARAAAGVRCYLLYDSIGSFDLPRNYVDTLRRGGVDVHPFATRRKFVNRFQLNFRNHRKIVVVDGDRAFVGGHNVGVEYLGANPRLSPWRDTHIEIRGPVVASIQYVFAEDWHWATQTLPALAAPPAALPGDTMHCLAVPMGPADKQETGSLFFVEAINAARERVWITTPYLVPDEAVLAALKLAVMRGVDVRILIPSRRDHYVVFEASKLYARDLVDAGVKVFRYRSGFLHQKVVLIDRVAAAVGSANLDNRSFRLNFEIMVLTVDAAFAADVAAMLDADFALADEVDATEYRRSPAWRRIAMHVARLFAPIL from the coding sequence ATGACCTTCGACTGGCTTCATGACTGGCTTCACCTCGGCACCCTGCTCCTGGCCATCCATGTGCTCGGGATCGTCGCGGCGTGCCACGCGATCATGAACACGCGCACGTCGCAAGGCGCGGTCGCGTGGGCCGTGTCGCTCGTCGCGATGCCGTACCTCACGCTGGTCCCCTATCTGTTCCTCGGCCGCAGCAAGTTCTCCGGCTACGTCGACGCGCGCCGCCAGGAGTTGCGGGCGCTGCGCACGCATACGCAGCGCGCACCGTGGCTCGATGCGCACGGCGCCGACGGGCCGGCAGCCGCCGCGATCGGCCCGGCCGCCGTGCTCGCGCTCACGCGTCTCGGCGGGATGCCGTTCGTCGGCGGCAACACCGTGCGCACGCTGGTCAACGGCGATGCGACCTTCGCGGCGATCCTCGCGGCGATCGACGCCGCGCGCGACTACGTGATCGTCCAGTTCTTCATCGTGCGCGACGACGCGCTCGGCCGGATGCTCAGCGATGCACTGCTCGCGCGCGCCGCAGCCGGCGTGCGCTGCTATCTGCTGTACGACAGCATCGGCAGCTTCGATCTGCCGCGCAACTACGTCGACACGCTGCGCCGCGGCGGCGTCGACGTGCATCCGTTCGCGACCCGCCGCAAGTTCGTCAACCGCTTCCAGCTGAACTTCCGCAACCATCGCAAGATCGTCGTCGTCGACGGCGACCGCGCGTTCGTCGGCGGCCACAACGTCGGCGTCGAATATCTCGGCGCGAACCCGCGCCTGTCGCCGTGGCGCGATACCCATATCGAGATCCGCGGGCCGGTGGTCGCGAGCATCCAGTACGTGTTCGCCGAAGACTGGCACTGGGCCACGCAGACGCTGCCGGCGCTCGCCGCGCCGCCGGCCGCCCTGCCCGGCGACACGATGCACTGCCTGGCCGTGCCGATGGGGCCGGCCGACAAACAGGAAACCGGCTCGCTGTTCTTCGTCGAGGCGATCAACGCCGCGCGCGAACGGGTGTGGATCACGACGCCGTATCTCGTGCCCGACGAAGCGGTGCTCGCCGCGCTGAAGCTCGCGGTGATGCGCGGCGTCGACGTGCGCATCCTGATACCGAGCCGGCGCGACCACTACGTCGTGTTCGAGGCGTCGAAGCTCTATGCGCGCGACCTCGTCGACGCCGGCGTCAAGGTGTTCCGCTACCGCAGCGGCTTCCTCCACCAGAAGGTCGTGCTGATCGATCGCGTCGCGGCCGCGGTCGGCAGCGCGAACCTCGACAACCGTTCGTTCCGGCTCAACTTCGAGATCATGGTGCTGACCGTCGACGCGGCGTTCGCAGCGGACGTCGCGGCGATGCTCGATGCCGACTTCGCGCTGGCGGACGAGGTCGACGCCACCGAGTATCGGCGCTCGCCTGCATGGCGGCGCATCGCGATGCACGTCGCCCGGCTGTTCGCGCCGATTCTGTAG
- the prmB gene encoding 50S ribosomal protein L3 N(5)-glutamine methyltransferase encodes MTTPFATVRDLLRYAVTRFSKAKLAFGHGSDNAYDEAAYLVLHTLDLPLDTLEPFLDARLLPDEIAAVLAVIERRAADRVPAAYLTHEAWMHGHRFYVDERVIVPRSFIGELLDDGLQPYVADPEQVGAVLELCTGSGCLAILAASAFPNADIDAVDLSDDALEVARINVRDYGLDDRITLHRGDLYAPLPAFRAEPDGRYDVILTNPPYVNAASMAALPPEYRHEPEMALAGGDDGMDIVRRIVGEAHRWLHDDGVLVVEIGNERENVEAAFGGLELTWLPTSAGDDAVFLIQASDLPRKG; translated from the coding sequence ATGACGACACCTTTTGCAACCGTTCGCGACCTGCTGCGCTACGCGGTCACGCGCTTCTCGAAAGCGAAGCTCGCGTTCGGCCACGGCTCGGACAACGCTTACGACGAAGCCGCCTACCTCGTACTGCACACGCTCGACCTGCCGCTCGACACGCTCGAACCGTTCCTCGACGCGCGCCTGCTGCCCGACGAAATCGCGGCCGTGCTCGCCGTGATAGAACGGCGCGCGGCGGACCGCGTGCCGGCCGCGTACCTGACCCATGAAGCGTGGATGCACGGCCACCGCTTCTACGTCGACGAGCGCGTGATCGTGCCGCGCTCGTTCATCGGCGAGCTGCTCGACGACGGACTGCAGCCGTACGTGGCCGATCCGGAGCAGGTCGGCGCCGTGCTGGAGCTGTGCACCGGCTCGGGCTGCCTCGCGATCCTCGCGGCGAGCGCGTTTCCGAATGCGGACATCGACGCGGTGGACTTGTCCGACGACGCGCTCGAAGTCGCGCGCATCAACGTGCGCGACTACGGGCTCGACGACCGCATCACGCTGCATCGCGGCGACCTCTACGCGCCGCTGCCCGCATTCCGCGCCGAGCCCGACGGGCGCTACGACGTGATCCTGACGAACCCGCCGTACGTGAATGCGGCGTCGATGGCGGCGCTGCCGCCCGAATACCGCCACGAGCCCGAGATGGCGCTCGCCGGCGGCGACGACGGCATGGACATCGTGCGGCGGATCGTCGGCGAAGCGCACCGGTGGCTGCACGACGACGGCGTGCTCGTCGTCGAGATCGGCAACGAGCGCGAGAACGTCGAAGCGGCGTTCGGCGGCCTGGAGCTCACGTGGCTGCCGACCAGCGCCGGCGACGACGCGGTGTTCCTGATCCAGGCGTCGGACCTGCCGCGCAAGGGCTGA
- the dapE gene encoding succinyl-diaminopimelate desuccinylase, with protein sequence MSATLALTEQLIARASVTPDDQHCQQIMTERLAALGFECETIASHGVTNLWAVKRGTAGRDGKLLAFAGHTDVVPTGPLEQWTSPPFIPAHRDGKLYGRGAADMKTSLAAFVVASEEFVAAHPDHRGAIAFLITSDEEGPATDGTVKVVELLDARGERLDYCIVGEPTSSAELGDVVKNGRRGSMSGELIVKGVQGHIAYPHLAKNPIHLLAPALAELAAEQWDAGNEYFPPTTWQVSNLRAGTGATNVIPGHADLMFNFRFSTASTVEGLQARVHAILDKHGLDYTLKWSVSGLPFLTPRGELSNALEHAIRAETGVTTELSTTGGTSDGRFIARICPQVIEFGPPNGSIHKIDEHIELRFVDPLKNVYRRVLEQLIA encoded by the coding sequence ATGTCCGCCACCCTAGCCCTTACCGAACAGCTGATCGCCCGCGCGTCCGTCACGCCCGACGACCAGCATTGCCAGCAGATCATGACCGAGCGCCTCGCCGCGCTCGGCTTCGAATGCGAGACCATCGCGTCGCACGGCGTGACCAACCTGTGGGCCGTCAAGCGCGGCACCGCCGGCCGCGACGGCAAGCTGCTCGCGTTCGCGGGCCACACCGACGTCGTGCCGACCGGCCCGCTCGAGCAATGGACCTCGCCGCCGTTCATTCCCGCACATCGCGACGGCAAGCTGTACGGCCGCGGCGCGGCCGACATGAAGACGTCGCTCGCGGCGTTCGTCGTCGCGTCCGAGGAATTCGTCGCCGCGCACCCCGATCATCGCGGCGCGATCGCGTTCCTGATCACGAGCGACGAGGAAGGCCCGGCCACCGACGGCACCGTGAAGGTCGTCGAGCTGCTCGACGCGCGCGGCGAGCGCCTCGACTACTGCATCGTCGGCGAGCCGACCTCCAGCGCCGAGCTCGGCGACGTCGTGAAGAACGGCCGCCGCGGCTCGATGTCGGGCGAACTGATCGTCAAGGGCGTGCAAGGCCACATCGCCTACCCGCACCTCGCGAAGAACCCGATTCACCTGCTCGCGCCGGCGCTCGCCGAGCTCGCCGCCGAACAGTGGGACGCCGGCAACGAGTACTTCCCGCCGACCACCTGGCAGGTGTCGAACCTGCGCGCCGGCACCGGCGCGACCAACGTGATCCCCGGCCACGCCGACCTGATGTTCAACTTCCGCTTTTCGACCGCGAGTACCGTCGAAGGCCTGCAGGCACGCGTGCATGCGATCCTCGACAAGCACGGCCTCGACTACACGCTGAAGTGGTCGGTGAGCGGCCTGCCGTTCCTCACGCCGCGCGGCGAGCTGTCGAACGCGCTCGAGCACGCGATCCGCGCCGAGACCGGCGTCACGACCGAGCTGTCGACGACGGGCGGCACCTCCGACGGCCGCTTCATCGCGCGCATCTGCCCGCAGGTGATCGAGTTCGGGCCGCCGAACGGCAGCATCCACAAGATCGACGAGCACATCGAGCTGCGCTTCGTCGACCCGCTGAAAAACGTGTACCGCCGCGTGCTCGAACAACTGATCGCCTGA
- a CDS encoding ArsC family reductase, whose protein sequence is MAKPRTVVVYGIPNCDTVKKARVWLDEHGVEFEFHDFKKLGVSAPLVEDWLKDVSLDALVNKRGTTWRGLDDAMKAAAETKSGAVALMIHKPSVIKRPVLVVNGRVKSLGFAADQYAALFAA, encoded by the coding sequence ATGGCCAAGCCGCGCACCGTGGTCGTCTACGGCATTCCGAACTGCGACACCGTGAAGAAGGCCCGCGTCTGGCTCGACGAGCACGGCGTCGAGTTCGAATTCCACGACTTCAAGAAGCTCGGCGTCAGCGCACCGCTCGTCGAGGACTGGCTGAAGGACGTGTCGCTCGACGCGCTCGTCAACAAGCGCGGCACCACCTGGCGCGGCCTCGACGACGCCATGAAGGCGGCCGCGGAAACGAAGTCGGGCGCGGTCGCGCTGATGATCCACAAGCCGTCGGTCATCAAGCGCCCCGTGCTCGTCGTCAACGGTCGCGTGAAGTCGCTCGGCTTCGCGGCCGATCAATACGCGGCGCTGTTCGCCGCCTAG